One region of Micromonospora ureilytica genomic DNA includes:
- a CDS encoding alpha-1,4-glucan--maltose-1-phosphate maltosyltransferase, producing MTGRFPIEDVSPVVSCGRYPAKAVVDEPVPVSARAYREGHDALGCNVVWAGPDGASRPFTRMRPGEPGQDRWHATIAPDAVGSWTFSVEAFQDPYLTWQNAVTKKIAAGQGSEDLANDLAEGARVLAAARGLVPAADRPRVADALTALVDTDLPLAQRVDRALALADLLWEHPVRELVTVGDTYSIWVDRKRALYSAWYEFFPRSEGAAGGRSGTLATATERLPGVAAMGFDVLYLPPIHPIGRVNRKGRNNALTAGPTDVGSPWAIGAAEGGHDTIHPDLGTPADFRAFVQAAAAQGLEVAMDLALQCAPDHPWVTEHPEWFTTRADGSIAYAENPPKKYQDIYPVNFDNDPEGIRAEVLRVVLHWVGEGIRIFRVDNPHTKPFDFWHRLIAEVKAVDPDVLFLAEAFTRPAIMHGLGKIGFTQSYTYFTWRTTAAEMRAYCEELIEAADYMRPNFWPNTPDILHESLQHGGPPMFKIRAVLAALLSPSWGLYAGYELFEHVARPGAEEYLDNEKYELRPRDWAGAEAQGRSLAPFLTILNRVRRDNPALHQLRNLRFHEIDNPALLCWSKHDPETGNTVIVICSFDPRIVQWGNTTLDMPALGFDWHERFTVHDELTGTSYDWGQRNAVRLDPYLQPAHVLTVRRPTPPSVPQPAGAEPADLTVADVPDDLSGGTAPTAPAPAAPAPAAPARTAPVPTPPRRSGPVPTPPRRAATRPSAPAPTDAAPKDARWTS from the coding sequence GTGACTGGACGGTTCCCGATCGAAGACGTCTCCCCCGTCGTCTCGTGCGGGCGATACCCGGCCAAGGCGGTGGTCGACGAGCCGGTTCCGGTGTCGGCGCGCGCCTACCGGGAGGGGCACGACGCGCTGGGCTGCAACGTGGTGTGGGCCGGTCCGGACGGCGCGAGCCGGCCGTTCACCCGAATGCGCCCGGGCGAGCCCGGCCAGGACCGCTGGCACGCCACCATCGCACCGGACGCCGTCGGCTCGTGGACCTTCTCCGTGGAGGCGTTCCAGGACCCGTACCTGACCTGGCAGAACGCGGTGACGAAGAAGATCGCCGCCGGGCAGGGGTCGGAGGACCTGGCAAACGACCTGGCCGAGGGCGCGCGGGTGCTCGCCGCCGCCCGGGGCCTCGTCCCGGCCGCCGATCGCCCCCGGGTCGCCGACGCGCTCACCGCGCTTGTCGACACCGACCTGCCGCTGGCACAGCGGGTCGACAGGGCGCTGGCCCTGGCCGACCTGCTCTGGGAGCACCCGGTACGAGAACTGGTCACCGTCGGCGACACGTACTCGATCTGGGTTGACCGCAAGCGGGCGCTCTACTCGGCCTGGTACGAGTTCTTCCCCCGCTCCGAAGGGGCGGCGGGCGGCCGGTCCGGCACCCTCGCGACCGCCACCGAGCGGCTGCCGGGTGTGGCCGCGATGGGCTTCGACGTGCTCTACCTGCCGCCGATCCACCCGATCGGCCGAGTCAACCGCAAGGGCCGCAACAACGCGCTCACCGCCGGGCCGACCGACGTGGGCTCGCCGTGGGCGATCGGCGCCGCCGAGGGCGGCCACGACACCATCCACCCCGATCTGGGTACGCCGGCGGACTTCCGGGCCTTCGTCCAGGCGGCTGCGGCACAGGGCCTGGAGGTGGCGATGGACCTGGCGTTGCAGTGCGCGCCGGACCACCCGTGGGTCACCGAGCACCCGGAGTGGTTCACCACCCGGGCCGACGGCAGCATCGCGTACGCCGAGAACCCGCCGAAGAAGTACCAGGACATCTACCCGGTCAACTTCGACAACGACCCGGAGGGCATCCGGGCCGAGGTGCTGCGGGTGGTGCTGCACTGGGTCGGCGAGGGCATCCGGATCTTCCGGGTGGACAACCCGCACACCAAGCCGTTCGACTTCTGGCACCGGCTGATCGCCGAGGTGAAGGCGGTCGACCCGGATGTGCTGTTCCTGGCCGAGGCGTTCACCAGGCCGGCCATCATGCACGGCCTCGGCAAGATCGGCTTCACGCAGTCGTACACCTATTTCACCTGGCGCACGACGGCCGCCGAGATGCGGGCGTACTGCGAGGAGCTGATCGAGGCGGCCGACTACATGCGGCCGAACTTCTGGCCGAACACCCCGGACATCCTGCACGAGTCGTTGCAGCACGGCGGCCCACCGATGTTCAAGATCCGGGCGGTGCTGGCCGCGTTGCTCTCCCCCTCCTGGGGCCTGTACGCCGGTTACGAGCTGTTCGAGCACGTGGCCCGGCCGGGCGCCGAGGAGTACCTGGACAACGAGAAGTACGAGCTGCGCCCCCGGGACTGGGCCGGCGCCGAGGCGCAGGGTCGCTCGCTGGCGCCGTTCCTGACCATCCTCAACCGGGTACGTCGCGACAACCCGGCCCTGCACCAGCTCCGCAACCTGCGCTTCCACGAGATCGACAACCCGGCGCTGCTCTGCTGGTCCAAGCACGACCCGGAGACCGGCAACACGGTCATCGTGATCTGCTCGTTCGACCCGCGCATCGTGCAGTGGGGCAACACCACCCTCGACATGCCGGCGCTCGGCTTCGACTGGCACGAGCGGTTCACCGTGCACGACGAGCTGACCGGCACCAGCTACGACTGGGGTCAGCGCAACGCGGTCCGGCTGGATCCGTACCTGCAACCCGCGCACGTGTTGACAGTGCGTCGTCCGACCCCACCGAGCGTGCCGCAGCCGGCGGGCGCCGAGCCGGCGGACCTCACCGTCGCCGACGTGCCGGACGACCTCTCCGGTGGCACCGCGCCGACAGCGCCCGCACCGGCGGCACCCGCACCGGCAGCACCCGCACGGACAGCTCCCGTACCGACTCCGCCCCGCCGGTCGGGCCCGGTTCCGACCCCGCCGCGCCGAGCGGCCACCCGCCCGTCCGCCCCCGCACCGACCGACGCCGCCCCGAAGGACGCCCGATGGACCAGCTGA
- the glgB gene encoding 1,4-alpha-glucan branching protein GlgB gives MDQLISGATHDPHALLGAHPADSSTTIRTMRRGAGDVVLLVGDERHPMKRVHDVGVFEAQVDGTVLDYRVEVDGTAHDDPYRYPPTVGELDLHLIREGRHERLWEALGARVFDEGVAFSVWAPNARGVRVVGDFTGWSPDDGWPMRSLGSSGVWELFVPNARVGARYKYRVLGADGQWRDKADPLAAYAEVPPATASVVHHSTYLWDDADWLARRAERQPHQEPMSVYEVHLGSWRPGLDYRELAEQLTAYVTELGFTHVEFLPVMEHPFGGSWGYQVTGYYAPTSRFGDPDDFRHLVDRLHAAGIGVLLDWVPAHFPKDEWALARFDGTPLYEHPDPRRGEHPDWGTYVFDFGRNEVRNFLVANALYWCDQFHVDGLRVDAVASMLYLDYSRNHGEWAPNKYGGRENLEAIAFMQEVNATVYKHHAGVVMIAEESTAWPGVTRPTADGGLGFGFKWNMGWMHDTLLYTSKDPIYRQHHHHQLTFSLAYAWSENYVLPISHDEVVHGKGSLAGKMPGDTWQRLANVRALLAYMWAHPGKQLLFMGSELADDREWSEERGLDWYLLHDPARAGVQRLVGDLNRVYRDTPALWAQDTEPAGFRWIAGDDVANNTVSFVRIAPDGSTLVCVANFSAQPLHDYRIGLPAGGTWQEVLNTDAQHYGGSGVGNLGEVRAEDVPWHGMVASAALQVPPLGAVWLRQG, from the coding sequence ATGGACCAGCTGATCTCCGGTGCGACGCACGACCCGCACGCGCTGCTCGGCGCGCACCCCGCCGACTCCTCGACGACGATCCGCACGATGCGCCGGGGCGCCGGCGACGTCGTGCTGCTCGTCGGCGACGAGCGGCACCCGATGAAGCGGGTGCACGACGTGGGCGTCTTCGAGGCGCAGGTCGACGGCACCGTGCTCGACTACCGGGTGGAGGTCGACGGCACCGCCCACGACGACCCGTACCGCTACCCGCCCACAGTCGGTGAGCTGGACCTGCACCTGATCCGCGAGGGCCGGCACGAGCGACTGTGGGAGGCGCTCGGCGCCCGGGTCTTCGACGAGGGCGTCGCGTTCAGCGTCTGGGCACCGAACGCCCGCGGGGTCCGGGTGGTCGGCGACTTCACCGGCTGGTCACCCGACGACGGCTGGCCGATGCGGTCGCTCGGCTCCAGCGGCGTGTGGGAACTGTTCGTCCCCAACGCCCGGGTCGGGGCCCGCTACAAGTACCGGGTGCTGGGCGCCGACGGGCAGTGGCGGGACAAGGCCGACCCCCTTGCCGCGTACGCCGAGGTGCCGCCGGCCACCGCCTCGGTGGTGCACCACTCGACGTACCTGTGGGACGACGCGGACTGGCTGGCCCGGCGGGCCGAACGGCAGCCGCACCAGGAGCCGATGAGCGTCTACGAGGTGCACCTCGGTTCGTGGCGGCCCGGCCTGGACTACCGCGAGCTGGCCGAGCAGCTCACCGCGTACGTCACCGAGCTGGGCTTCACGCACGTGGAGTTCCTGCCCGTGATGGAGCACCCCTTCGGCGGTTCCTGGGGCTACCAGGTGACCGGCTACTACGCGCCGACCTCCCGGTTCGGCGACCCGGACGATTTCCGCCACCTCGTCGACCGGCTGCACGCCGCCGGCATCGGCGTACTCCTGGACTGGGTGCCCGCGCACTTCCCGAAGGACGAGTGGGCCCTGGCCCGCTTCGACGGCACCCCGCTCTACGAGCACCCCGACCCGCGACGCGGCGAGCACCCCGACTGGGGCACGTACGTCTTCGACTTCGGCCGCAACGAGGTCCGCAACTTCCTGGTCGCCAACGCGCTCTACTGGTGCGACCAGTTCCACGTCGACGGGCTGCGGGTCGACGCGGTCGCGTCGATGCTCTACCTGGACTACTCCCGCAACCACGGCGAGTGGGCCCCGAACAAGTACGGCGGTCGGGAGAACCTGGAGGCCATCGCGTTCATGCAGGAGGTGAACGCGACCGTCTACAAGCACCACGCCGGCGTCGTCATGATCGCCGAGGAGTCCACCGCCTGGCCGGGTGTCACCCGCCCCACCGCCGACGGGGGGCTGGGCTTCGGCTTCAAGTGGAACATGGGCTGGATGCACGACACCCTGCTCTACACCTCGAAGGACCCGATCTACCGCCAGCACCACCACCACCAGCTCACCTTCTCCCTGGCGTACGCCTGGAGCGAGAACTACGTGCTGCCGATCAGCCACGACGAGGTCGTGCACGGCAAGGGCTCACTGGCCGGCAAGATGCCCGGCGACACCTGGCAGCGGCTGGCCAACGTGCGGGCGCTGCTGGCGTACATGTGGGCGCATCCCGGCAAGCAACTGCTCTTCATGGGCTCCGAACTGGCCGACGACCGGGAGTGGAGCGAGGAGCGCGGCCTCGACTGGTACCTGCTGCACGACCCGGCCCGCGCCGGCGTGCAACGGCTCGTCGGCGACCTCAACCGGGTCTACCGGGACACCCCGGCGCTCTGGGCCCAGGACACCGAACCGGCCGGGTTCCGCTGGATCGCGGGCGACGACGTCGCCAACAACACAGTGTCGTTCGTCCGGATCGCCCCGGACGGCTCGACGCTGGTGTGCGTGGCGAACTTCTCCGCCCAGCCGCTGCATGACTACCGGATCGGCCTGCCGGCCGGTGGGACGTGGCAGGAGGTGCTCAACACCGACGCGCAGCACTACGGCGGGTCGGGGGTGGGCAACCTCGGCGAGGTACGGGCCGAGGACGTGCCGTGGCACGGGATGGTCGCCTCGGCGGCCCTTCAGGTGCCGCCGCTCGGTGCCGTCTGGCTGCGTCAGGGCTGA
- a CDS encoding alpha/beta fold hydrolase codes for MVMNVVRRVGGFLRAHRSGLLRAAAVLAVITVAIAYALRDPAPVGYFTSTESQDRFVSAYGEAMADLPEPDRTLDVRTGYGVVRLYHFSGGTDPAAAPLLLLPGRASASPVWADNLPSLLRSRNVYTVDLLGEPGMSIQQRPIKDTTAHAQWLHEVLLALPEPTIHLVGVSFGGWTAMNLAVHRPQKVGSVVLLDPVLVFADLSTEVVLRSIPVSVRWAPRSWRDSFASWTANGAPVEDVPVARMIEAGMQAYVVKLSAPTRPSEDQLAAVGVPVLVLMAGKSRLHDAGEAAKLAERSLTQGTVKTYPDASHAINGEYPNEIAADISAFLN; via the coding sequence ATGGTTATGAATGTCGTGCGGAGGGTGGGCGGGTTCCTGCGCGCGCATCGGAGCGGCCTTCTCCGGGCCGCCGCGGTGCTCGCGGTGATCACTGTGGCGATCGCGTACGCGCTGCGCGACCCGGCGCCCGTCGGCTACTTCACGTCGACGGAGTCCCAGGATCGTTTCGTCAGTGCCTACGGGGAGGCGATGGCGGACCTGCCGGAGCCCGACCGCACCCTCGACGTCCGGACCGGATACGGCGTCGTACGGCTCTACCACTTCAGCGGCGGCACCGACCCGGCGGCCGCGCCCCTGCTGCTTCTGCCCGGCCGGGCGTCGGCGTCACCGGTCTGGGCGGACAACCTGCCGTCGCTGCTGCGGTCGCGCAACGTCTACACAGTCGACCTGCTCGGTGAGCCGGGCATGAGCATCCAGCAGCGCCCCATCAAGGACACGACCGCGCACGCGCAGTGGTTGCACGAGGTCCTGCTGGCGCTACCCGAGCCGACGATCCACCTGGTCGGCGTGTCGTTCGGCGGCTGGACGGCGATGAATCTCGCGGTGCACCGGCCGCAGAAGGTCGGGAGTGTCGTCCTGCTCGATCCGGTCCTGGTCTTCGCTGACCTGTCAACGGAGGTGGTGCTGCGGTCCATCCCGGTGAGCGTCCGCTGGGCGCCCCGATCCTGGCGGGACAGCTTCGCCAGCTGGACGGCGAACGGCGCCCCGGTGGAGGACGTACCGGTCGCCCGGATGATCGAGGCCGGCATGCAGGCGTACGTGGTGAAACTGTCCGCCCCGACACGGCCGTCCGAGGACCAACTCGCGGCGGTCGGCGTCCCGGTGCTCGTCCTGATGGCGGGGAAGTCCCGGCTGCACGACGCGGGCGAGGCCGCGAAGCTGGCCGAGCGGTCCCTGACCCAGGGCACCGTGAAGACCTACCCGGACGCGTCGCATGCCATCAACGGCGAGTACCCGAACGAGATAGCCGCGGACATCTCCGCGTTCCTCAACTGA
- a CDS encoding TetR/AcrR family transcriptional regulator, producing MHPNDATSAQVRAAKPLTITEQARRAQLIGVTIDLVARHGYPGTSLARIAEAAGISKAAVLYHFPSKDAVVRSAYASVLESLTTYVGTEVGLRSGASAVEAYVRSLVAYLRDHPDHTRMIVEALSEETGIGDTPNARSRREAVAGLIDAARTAGDYRTSVDPQATAVIVNGAIDAIVSECLADPYFDSGHAAEELVSMLRRSLGTAARGAEDPST from the coding sequence GTGCACCCGAACGACGCCACGTCAGCGCAGGTCCGCGCCGCCAAGCCACTCACGATCACCGAGCAGGCGCGACGGGCGCAACTCATCGGCGTGACCATCGACCTGGTGGCCCGACACGGCTATCCGGGCACCTCACTCGCCCGGATCGCGGAGGCGGCCGGCATCTCCAAGGCCGCCGTTCTCTACCACTTCCCGTCCAAGGACGCGGTCGTGCGATCCGCCTACGCCTCGGTCCTGGAGTCCCTCACCACGTACGTCGGCACCGAAGTCGGGTTGCGATCCGGCGCGTCCGCCGTGGAGGCCTACGTCCGGTCCCTGGTGGCGTACCTGCGGGACCACCCGGACCACACGCGGATGATCGTCGAGGCGTTGAGCGAGGAGACCGGCATCGGTGACACACCGAACGCCCGCAGCCGGCGGGAAGCGGTCGCCGGTCTGATCGACGCGGCGCGGACGGCTGGCGACTACCGCACCAGCGTCGACCCGCAGGCCACCGCCGTCATCGTCAACGGGGCCATTGACGCGATCGTGTCGGAGTGCCTCGCCGACCCCTATTTCGACAGCGGCCACGCCGCCGAAGAACTGGTCAGCATGCTCCGTCGGTCCCTCGGCACCGCAGCCCGGGGCGCCGAGGACCCGTCAACGTGA
- a CDS encoding App1 family protein produces MPPTPAGQLAVTNLHRAARIEDAVHQLVQRRLRRTGWRVNIVAYTGYGAPGWVRVMCRVLLGRPDTRQRGRLDKVRGWRSFTTLPNKHVTVTIEAGGVRHETQADRSGFVDTLVEADLPPGWGTVRLSVPDAEPVDAPVRILDPEVKFGIISDIDDTVMVTALPRPLLAAWNTFVLDEHARAAVPGMAVLYERLVTAHPGAPVFYLSTGAWNVAPTLTRFLSRHLYPAGPLLLTDWGPTADRWFRSGMEHKRVTLARLAREFPDVRWLLVGDDGQHDQEIYREFAAAHPENVAGVAIRRLSPTQSVLAGTLPAPAGRPSSGPVGQKWLSAPDGAGLWQLLRDAGLV; encoded by the coding sequence GTGCCACCCACTCCCGCCGGCCAACTGGCCGTCACGAACCTGCACCGGGCTGCGCGGATCGAGGACGCCGTGCACCAGCTCGTCCAGCGTCGGCTGCGGCGCACCGGCTGGCGGGTCAACATCGTCGCGTACACCGGCTACGGCGCGCCGGGGTGGGTGCGGGTGATGTGTCGGGTGTTGCTGGGCCGTCCGGACACCCGCCAGCGGGGTCGGCTGGACAAGGTCCGCGGCTGGCGCAGCTTCACCACGCTGCCCAACAAGCACGTCACAGTGACCATCGAGGCCGGCGGGGTGCGGCACGAGACGCAGGCCGACCGGAGCGGGTTCGTGGACACCCTGGTCGAGGCGGACCTGCCGCCCGGTTGGGGCACGGTCCGGCTCAGCGTGCCGGACGCCGAGCCGGTCGACGCCCCGGTGCGCATCCTCGACCCGGAGGTCAAGTTCGGCATCATCTCCGACATCGACGACACGGTGATGGTCACCGCGCTGCCCCGACCGCTGCTCGCCGCGTGGAACACGTTCGTGCTCGACGAGCACGCCCGCGCGGCCGTGCCCGGCATGGCGGTGCTCTACGAGCGGCTGGTCACCGCGCACCCCGGCGCGCCGGTCTTCTACCTCTCCACCGGGGCGTGGAACGTGGCGCCCACGCTTACCCGCTTCCTGTCCCGGCACCTCTACCCGGCCGGGCCGCTGCTGCTCACCGACTGGGGCCCGACCGCCGACCGCTGGTTCCGCAGCGGGATGGAACACAAGCGGGTCACCCTCGCCCGGCTGGCCCGGGAGTTCCCCGACGTGCGCTGGCTGCTCGTCGGCGACGACGGCCAGCACGACCAGGAGATCTACCGGGAGTTCGCCGCCGCCCACCCGGAGAACGTCGCCGGAGTGGCGATCCGCCGGCTCTCCCCGACCCAATCGGTGCTGGCCGGCACCCTGCCCGCCCCGGCCGGCCGCCCGTCGTCGGGGCCGGTGGGGCAGAAGTGGTTGTCCGCCCCGGACGGCGCCGGCCTGTGGCAACTGCTGCGCGACGCCGGCCTGGTCTGA
- a CDS encoding ArnT family glycosyltransferase: MSHPEQHRGRRRPRLDRPALVALLFGLAGVVYRLVLTLFTVPVSNSDEATFGLAALHIARGREHPVFLYGQHYMGMLESYLAAPLVAVAGPSWPVLRLPMLALYAVFLYLIHRLTRRLCTPWFAAFVVGLLALGPERVVRDQLTVVGGRPEVKPAVLLMLLITVGLAAGTVHRRRLAVGLFGLLVGLAVWSDWLILPYLAVAGLALVWAVRRELLGWSGLLLVAGVVVGVAPMIVDNLRAGPGDDSLTVFREVSTKAGPQPPWSDRIRGGLLEGVPLAHGLCPVDGCGRWQQWFGVLYPVLLVAGAALAVLAYRRAAGAPRGERVGPVVQLALIAGAALTLLSYVRSPLAATSPLDNARYLSVLQLSLPAVLWPLWVAALTAWRGTSSVLGRFTGALSAAVLAALTVTTLVVTVLFAATGTAASRTEERQARELAAALRADGPHEVYGDYWTCNRLIFNTDESVICGVLDGDLSPGQNRYRPYWRQVGRAERPGYVVAVDSPMDRRLRRLLADRADASPVREVGGYRVYHPDTPVRPWR; this comes from the coding sequence GTGTCGCATCCAGAGCAGCACCGCGGGCGACGGCGTCCGCGACTCGACCGGCCGGCGCTCGTCGCGCTGCTGTTCGGGCTCGCCGGTGTCGTCTACCGGCTGGTCCTGACGCTCTTCACGGTGCCGGTGTCGAACAGCGACGAGGCGACCTTCGGCCTCGCCGCGCTGCACATCGCGCGGGGGCGGGAACACCCGGTCTTCCTCTACGGCCAGCACTACATGGGGATGTTGGAGTCGTACCTGGCCGCTCCCCTGGTGGCGGTGGCCGGGCCGAGCTGGCCGGTGCTACGGCTGCCGATGCTCGCCCTGTACGCGGTCTTCCTCTACCTGATCCACCGGTTGACCCGTCGGCTCTGCACCCCGTGGTTCGCCGCCTTCGTGGTGGGTCTGCTCGCGCTCGGGCCGGAGCGGGTGGTGCGCGACCAGCTCACCGTCGTCGGTGGGCGGCCGGAGGTGAAGCCGGCCGTGTTGCTGATGCTGCTGATCACCGTGGGGTTGGCCGCCGGCACGGTCCACCGCCGACGGCTCGCGGTCGGCCTGTTCGGGCTGCTCGTCGGGCTGGCCGTCTGGTCGGACTGGCTGATCCTGCCGTACCTCGCGGTGGCCGGGCTGGCCCTGGTGTGGGCGGTGCGGCGGGAGCTGCTCGGCTGGTCCGGTCTGCTGCTGGTGGCGGGGGTGGTCGTCGGCGTGGCCCCGATGATCGTCGACAACCTGCGGGCCGGGCCCGGCGACGACTCGCTGACGGTGTTCCGGGAGGTCAGCACCAAGGCCGGGCCGCAGCCGCCGTGGTCCGACCGGATCCGGGGCGGCCTGCTGGAGGGGGTGCCCCTGGCGCACGGGCTCTGCCCGGTGGACGGCTGCGGACGCTGGCAACAGTGGTTCGGCGTGCTGTACCCGGTGCTGCTGGTGGCCGGCGCGGCACTCGCGGTGCTCGCGTACCGCCGGGCGGCCGGGGCGCCGCGCGGGGAGCGGGTCGGGCCGGTCGTGCAGCTCGCGCTGATCGCCGGCGCGGCGTTGACACTGCTGTCGTACGTGCGCAGCCCGCTCGCCGCGACCAGCCCGCTGGACAACGCCCGCTACCTGTCGGTGCTGCAACTGTCGCTGCCGGCGGTGCTCTGGCCACTCTGGGTGGCGGCGCTGACCGCCTGGCGGGGCACCAGCAGCGTGCTGGGGCGATTCACCGGCGCGCTGTCCGCCGCCGTACTGGCCGCGCTGACAGTGACCACGCTCGTGGTCACAGTGCTCTTCGCGGCCACCGGCACCGCCGCGTCGCGGACCGAGGAGCGCCAGGCCCGGGAGTTGGCCGCCGCGCTGCGCGCCGACGGACCCCACGAGGTGTACGGGGACTACTGGACCTGCAACCGGTTGATCTTCAACACGGACGAGTCGGTGATCTGCGGGGTGCTCGACGGGGACCTGTCGCCGGGGCAGAACCGCTACCGGCCGTACTGGCGGCAGGTGGGGCGGGCCGAGCGGCCCGGCTACGTGGTGGCTGTCGACTCGCCGATGGACCGGCGGTTGCGCCGGTTGCTCGCCGACCGGGCCGACGCCTCGCCGGTGCGGGAGGTCGGCGGCTATCGCGTGTACCACCCCGACACCCCGGTACGGCCCTGGCGGTAG
- the yaaA gene encoding peroxide stress protein YaaA yields MLILLPPSEGKADAGTGRRWTPDRLSLPALNPARERVLDALVTLSTGPDEEAARAALGLSAGQRGELRRNARLREAATAPAERLYTGVLYEALDLATLSAAAQRAARRSILISSGLWGVVRLADRIPPYRCPIGARLPDVGALSTYWRGVLTPTVDEAAGRGPVLDLRSGAYAATWTPRGELAERTVTVRVLHEREVDGVPVRSVVSHFNKATKGRLVRDLLVAGARPRTAAELVGTLRELKHTVLEQATAAGRVRQVDLVVTDL; encoded by the coding sequence ATGCTCATCCTGCTGCCGCCCTCGGAGGGGAAGGCCGACGCCGGCACCGGACGGCGCTGGACGCCGGACCGGCTCTCGCTACCCGCGCTGAACCCGGCCCGCGAGCGGGTGCTGGACGCCCTGGTGACGCTGAGCACCGGGCCGGACGAGGAGGCCGCCCGGGCAGCGCTCGGCCTCAGTGCGGGCCAGCGGGGCGAGCTGCGGCGCAACGCCCGGCTGCGGGAGGCCGCCACCGCGCCGGCCGAGCGGCTCTACACCGGGGTGCTCTACGAGGCGCTGGACCTGGCCACCTTGTCGGCCGCGGCGCAGCGGGCGGCCCGCCGGTCGATCCTGATCAGCTCCGGGCTGTGGGGCGTGGTCCGGCTGGCCGACCGGATCCCGCCGTACCGCTGCCCGATCGGCGCTCGCCTGCCCGACGTCGGGGCGCTGTCGACGTACTGGCGCGGGGTGCTGACACCGACGGTGGACGAGGCCGCCGGGCGGGGCCCGGTGCTCGACCTGCGCTCCGGCGCGTACGCCGCCACCTGGACGCCCCGCGGTGAGCTGGCCGAACGGACGGTCACCGTGCGGGTTCTGCACGAGCGGGAGGTCGACGGCGTGCCGGTCCGCTCGGTGGTCAGCCACTTCAACAAGGCGACAAAGGGGCGGCTGGTCCGGGACCTGCTCGTCGCCGGCGCCCGGCCGCGCACCGCCGCGGAACTGGTGGGCACCCTGCGGGAGTTGAAGCACACAGTGCTGGAGCAGGCCACCGCCGCGGGCCGCGTACGGCAGGTGGATCTGGTGGTCACCGACCTGTAG
- a CDS encoding TAXI family TRAP transporter solute-binding subunit, with product MSRTPSSRAGLAALSTVLLIANLAVASCRDTPTEPTSIRIATGSPTAVYYAFGQSLAAILNRELPDVRASVVITAASAENVQLVGSGGAELGFTQADVLPTSTAGSPTVNAVARVYDDQLHLVTTSGGPVRGVADLRGRRVSVGAPGSGTEITATRLLEVARLGGDEVRRERLGLDDSVMALRSGRIDAFFFSGGLPVRGIEELAEASAIRIVDLSEWTEPLRSRYGQVYVSRDIPRSVYGVDAVTTVADPNYLIVRTDLPEPLVREVTRLLMERRAELAAAHPAAGRMSPRSAIVTAPLSLHPGAAAWYRATKP from the coding sequence GTGAGTCGTACCCCGTCCAGCCGCGCCGGCCTGGCCGCCCTGTCGACGGTGCTGCTGATCGCGAACCTGGCCGTCGCCAGCTGCCGGGACACCCCGACCGAGCCGACGTCGATCCGGATCGCCACCGGCAGCCCCACCGCTGTCTACTACGCGTTCGGGCAGTCCCTGGCGGCCATCCTCAACCGGGAACTCCCCGACGTACGGGCCAGCGTGGTGATCACCGCCGCCTCGGCGGAGAACGTCCAGCTCGTCGGCTCCGGAGGGGCCGAGCTGGGCTTCACCCAGGCCGACGTGCTGCCCACCAGCACGGCGGGAAGCCCCACTGTCAACGCCGTCGCCCGGGTGTACGACGACCAACTGCACCTGGTCACCACGAGCGGTGGCCCGGTCCGCGGGGTCGCCGACCTGCGCGGCCGGCGAGTCTCCGTCGGCGCGCCCGGCTCGGGCACCGAGATCACCGCGACCCGACTGCTGGAGGTGGCCCGCCTCGGTGGTGACGAGGTGCGCCGCGAACGGCTCGGTCTGGATGACTCGGTGATGGCGCTGCGCTCCGGGCGGATCGACGCGTTCTTCTTCTCCGGCGGGTTGCCGGTCCGGGGCATCGAGGAGTTGGCCGAGGCCAGCGCCATCCGGATCGTGGACCTCAGCGAGTGGACCGAGCCGCTGCGCTCGCGCTACGGCCAGGTCTACGTCTCCCGGGACATCCCCCGCTCGGTGTACGGCGTGGACGCGGTGACCACGGTGGCCGACCCGAACTATCTGATCGTCCGGACCGACCTGCCGGAGCCGTTGGTCCGCGAGGTGACCCGGCTGCTGATGGAACGTCGCGCCGAACTGGCCGCCGCCCATCCGGCGGCGGGACGGATGAGCCCCCGCTCGGCGATCGTCACCGCGCCGCTGTCGCTGCACCCGGGGGCCGCCGCCTGGTACCGCGCCACCAAACCGTGA